The genome window GCCCGCTTTTCACGGATAGCGGAATAGATGGGAGGAAGATTGCGGATATCTTCACGTTGATCCCGAATGGAGTACAGTCCCTCGGCATTTGCCCTCAGCAAGCCTTCACCCATTTGGCTGAGCATCGAATAGTTGTAGAGGACAGCACCCATAAACGGAAAGAGATCGATGAAACCGCGAACCGTAAGCACGAGTTTCTCTTCGTGATGAGGAGCCGTTTCGATGCGTTGGATATACTCTCGCAAAGCTGGACTGACCATGGAGTGACATCCTCCCTCCATTTTAGGGGTCGTGGACTACCTGTTTTTTGGGGATATATCCGTTATTTGTCACGACTTATAATAAAAATTGTAGCGCTTTCATTTTAACAAAATGCTTATCCATGAGTAAAGGTACTATATTCGGAATAGTTCGACAACAAACTGATACCTGTCATAGAGGAGGCTGCACGATGACTCTGGATCCAAAAGCAAAAGCATTTCTCGATATGGGGGCTGCGGCAGGGGAGCCGCCCATGAGTACATTGACGCCGCAGCAGAACAGGGAGCGAACGGCGGGCTTACAGGCACTGTCTGGAGAGCCGAAGCCTCTGGCAAAAGTAGAGAGCCGGATGATTCCGGTGGAAGGCGGAGAAATCGAGCTTCGCATATACACTCCCGAGGGTCCAGGAACCTTTCCCTTGTTTGTCTATTTTCACGGCGGCGGCTGGGTCATCGGGGATGTCGAGACCGTCGACACGGTGTGCCGAAATATCGCACACGAATCGGAATGCGTCGTAGCTTCCGTGAACTATCGTCTGGCCCCCGAGCATAAATTTCCAGTACCGGTCGAGGACTGCTACACTGCCGTGCAATGGGTATCCGAGCATGCGCAGGAAATAAACGGGGATGCGTCACGCCTCGCTATAGGGGGAGACAGTGCAGGGGGCAATCTGGCCGCGGTCATCTCCCAGCTGGCAAAAGAGCGCACAGGTCCTGCGATCTCTCTGCAAGTGCTGGTGTATCCGGTCACCCAGGTGGGCTGTGATACGGAGTCTTATCGGGAAAATGGAGAGGGATATTTCCTCACGGCAGACAGTATGCAGTGGTTTTTCCAGCAGTACTTGAATGCAGACGAAGAGAAATCGGACGTCCGGGTTTCCCCTCTGCTTGCCGCAGATTTGAGCGGTCTTCCGCCAGCCTTGGTCATAACGGCCGAGTACGATCCGCTGCGTGATGAAGGGGAGATGTACGCGGAGCGGCTGAAGCAGGCAGGAGTTCCTGTCGAACTCACCCGCTACGACGGCATGATCCACGGCTTCTTCTGGATGGCGGGCATCATGGACCAGGGCGCAGAGGCCATCTCGCAAGTATCAAACCGCCTACGCTCAGTCTTTGAACGGCTGTAAAAGCAGGATCGCAAAGGGGGGATTCGCCGATGAAGTTTATCGCCTTTCACTTGATGCCTTATCGAGAATTGCCTGCCGATTTTGAAGTGACGTATCCGAGCGTCTGGGTCACCCCGCCTAAAAAGCTGTTCGATCCGAAAAAAGGACATCGCATGTACCACGACTACCTCGATGAGCTGGAGTTTGCCGTTGATCTCGGCTTCGATGCGATCGGTGTGAACGAACACCACAGCAACGCGTACGGAATGATGCCTTCACCCAATCTGATGGGCTCGATCCTCTCGCGCAAGGTTCGCCGCAGCGACAAAACAAGCCTGATCGTCCTCGGAAACAGCCTGGCTTCCTACAATCCTCCCATTCGTGTAGCAGAAGAGATGGCGATGCTCGACGTTCTGACGGGGGGCAAGTTTATCGCCGGCTTTCCGGTCGGGACGTCGATGGACCAGAACTACGCGTACGGAATCAATCCTGCAGAGCTGCGGGAGCGCTATTACGAGGCACACGACCTGATCATGAAAACGTGGAAGAGCGACGACATCCTGACGTACAACGGCAAATACAATCAATTCCGGTACATCAATCCGTGGCCGCGCCCTGCTCAGCGCCCGCATCCGCCTGTGTGGATTCCGGGAGGGGGAAGCGTGGAGACGTACGATTTTTCCATCCATCACAACTACTCTTTCTCCTACTTGAGCTATTTCGGCCACAAATACGCCAAAAAAGTCATGGGACCGTTCTGGGATCGCAACGACGAGCTTGGCGCCGACCGCAACCCGTACAAAGCGGGCTATTGCCAAATCATCTGCCTTTCGGAAACGGATGAACGGGCGCAGATCGACTACGAAGAGCACGTGCGCTATTTCTTCAACAAATGCCTGCACGTAGA of Brevibacillus choshinensis contains these proteins:
- a CDS encoding alpha/beta hydrolase, with the translated sequence MTLDPKAKAFLDMGAAAGEPPMSTLTPQQNRERTAGLQALSGEPKPLAKVESRMIPVEGGEIELRIYTPEGPGTFPLFVYFHGGGWVIGDVETVDTVCRNIAHESECVVASVNYRLAPEHKFPVPVEDCYTAVQWVSEHAQEINGDASRLAIGGDSAGGNLAAVISQLAKERTGPAISLQVLVYPVTQVGCDTESYRENGEGYFLTADSMQWFFQQYLNADEEKSDVRVSPLLAADLSGLPPALVITAEYDPLRDEGEMYAERLKQAGVPVELTRYDGMIHGFFWMAGIMDQGAEAISQVSNRLRSVFERL
- a CDS encoding LLM class flavin-dependent oxidoreductase, whose amino-acid sequence is MKFIAFHLMPYRELPADFEVTYPSVWVTPPKKLFDPKKGHRMYHDYLDELEFAVDLGFDAIGVNEHHSNAYGMMPSPNLMGSILSRKVRRSDKTSLIVLGNSLASYNPPIRVAEEMAMLDVLTGGKFIAGFPVGTSMDQNYAYGINPAELRERYYEAHDLIMKTWKSDDILTYNGKYNQFRYINPWPRPAQRPHPPVWIPGGGSVETYDFSIHHNYSFSYLSYFGHKYAKKVMGPFWDRNDELGADRNPYKAGYCQIICLSETDERAQIDYEEHVRYFFNKCLHVDRRVAEAPGYRTVKSLRAGLTSQFDGTQKSASQMLKDGMGWQDLIDHGFIVAGSPATVREIMRESLQDMRVGNVVCLFHIGSMPHWLVQKNMQMFAEEVMPQLRSLFSEWDHSHYWPKGYAEDAKQEAATSG